A genomic stretch from Puntigrus tetrazona isolate hp1 chromosome 6, ASM1883169v1, whole genome shotgun sequence includes:
- the slc6a22.1 gene encoding solute carrier family 6 member 22, tandem duplicate 1, translated as MEMQHDPDLQFKLAYSDSERIDTGIKTQARGQWSSKVEFILAVAGQIIGLGNVWRFPYLCYKNGGGVFFIPYVIFLFACGIPLFLMETALGQYTSQGSVTCWRKICPLFEGLGYGSQVVVFYSSAYYIIILAWAFFYLFSSFSGELPWASCRNWWNSENCVEFNRIGGTRNLSFMENSSSPVKEFWERRVLNITGNVNELGSLRWELALCLLLAWIICYFCVWKGVKSTGKVVYFTATFPYVMLLVLLIRGLTLPGAIDGINFYLYPNPARLTDPQVWMDAGTQIFYSYALCIGCLTALGSYNKYNNNCYKDCVYLCLLNSGTSFVAGFAIFSVLGFMAFEQGVDISMVAESGPGLAFIAYPRAVAMMPMSQLWSICFFLMIILLGLDSEFVGLESLMTAITDMNTNFFLQGHRRKLFLLLICVGCFLIGLLMVTEGGLYVFQLFDYYSCSGMTLLIFAIAQSICIGWFYGADRLYENIVGMIGYRPLTLMKYCWKYITPIVCIGTFIFSLVKFTPLKFNNTSEYPWWGYAVGWWFTLSSTLMVPIWMIYVILITPGTLKQRLRVLCTPASDLPLTTERRKETL; from the exons ATGGAAATGCAACATGATCCAGATTTGCAGTTTAAACTGGCTTATTCAGATTCAGAAAGAATCGACACTGGCATTAAAACCCAAGCGAGAGGCCAGTGGTCCAGTAAAGTGGAGTTTATCTTAGCTGTTGCTGGCCAGATCATTGGTTTGGGAAATGTGTGGAGATTTCCATATCTGTGTTACAAGAATGGAGGAG gaGTGTTTTTCATTCCGTATGTGATCTTTCTGTTTGCCTGCGGCATTCCTCTTTTTCTTATGGAGACCGCTTTGGGCCAGTACACCAGTCAAGGGTCTGTTACCTGTTGGAGGAAGATCTGCCCACTATTTGAAG GTCTGGGTTACGGGAGTCAGGTGGTTGTCTTCTATTCCAGTGCCTACTACATCATCATTTTGGCCTGGGCTTTCTTCtatctcttctcttcttttagTGGTGAACTGCCATGGGCTAGCTGCAGGAACTGGTGGAATTCAG AAAACTGTGTTGAGTTTAACAGAATAGGAGGGACAAGAAACCTGAGCTTTATGGAAAATTCATCCTCCCCTGTTAAAGAATTTTGGGA GAGGCGAGTATTGAATATAACCGGAAATGTAAATGAGCTGGGAAGTTTGAGATGGGAGCTGGCTTTGTGTCTCCTGCTGGCCTGGATCATTTGCTACTTCTGTGTGTGGAAAGGAGTGAAGTCCACGGGCAAG gtTGTGTATTTCACTGCTACGTTTCCCTATGTTATGCTGCTGGTGCTTCTGATTCGAGGTCTTACATTGCCTGGAGCCATTGATGGCATCAACTTCTACCTCTATCCAAATCCAGCACGACTTACAGACCCACAG GTATGGATGGATGCTggaacacaaatattttactCTTACGCTCTCTGCATTGGGTGCCTTACAGCTTTGGGAAGctacaataaatacaacaacaacTGCTACAA AGATTGTGTTTATCTGTGCCTGCTGAACAGTGGAACCAGTTTTGTAGCTGGCTTTGCTATCTTTTCAGTTTTGGGCTTCATGGCCTTCGAACAGGGAGTCGATATTTCAATGGTAGCAGAGTCAG GTCCTGGTTTGGCCTTCATTGCATATCCACGAGCTGTAGCTATGATGCCTATGTCTCAGCTGTGGTCCATATGTTTCTTCCTCATGATTATTCTGTTGGGGCTTGACAGTGAG tttgtggGTTTGGAGTCTCTCATGACAGCCATAACAGACATGAACACCAATTTCTTCCTCCAAGGACATCGTCGTAAACTCTTTCTCCTCCTCATTTGTGTGGGCTGCTTCCTCATTGGCCTCCTGATGGTAACAGAG GGTGGCCTGTATGTCTTCCAGTTATTTGATTACTATTCCTGCAGTGGAATGACCCTCCTCATATTTGCCATTGCACAGTCGATATGTATTGGCTGGTTTTACG GTGCCGATCGTCTGTATGAAAATATTGTTGGCATGATCGGTTATCGTCCTTTAACACTAATGAAATACTGTTGGAAATATATCACTCCTATTGTGTGTATA GGAACATTTATCTTCTCTTTGGTCAAATTCACTCCTCTAAAGTTTAACAACACATCTGAATACCCATGGTGGGGTTATGCTGTTGGCTGGTGGTTCACCCTCTCCTCGACATTGATGGTTCCCATATGGATGATCTACGTCATCCTTATCACTCCTGGTACACTGAAACAG agactGCGTGTCCTTTGCACTCCAGCAAGCGATCTACCTTTGACAACAGAAAGACGAAAAGAAACCCTGTGA
- the fkbp5 gene encoding peptidyl-prolyl cis-trans isomerase FKBP5 isoform X2: protein MVKHMRGTSNKREILGTRVCMSGEMSSLEDIFSTNQCPTDVFTSQGTDVTPHGDRGVCKIVKRHGVEGEKPMIGDRVYVHYTGRLLNGKKFDSSLDRKEPFVFNVGKGQVIKAWDISVCSMQKGEVCLMLCKPEYAYGSAGSPPKVPPNATLVFEIELLSFRGEELTEDGGIVRRIKVKGEGYYNPNEGATVHVHLEGSCGGHSFDSRDVTFVVGESEDVGVPLGVDRAMEKIQKGECCLLYLKPKYGYGKEGKKEYDIGSNAELLYEVTLKDFEKAGRYNYAVIQYQRIINWLEMECGAGKEQQEAIQALLLVAHLNLALCFLRLREYSQTVENCNKVMELDPENEKALYRRGEARLLRNEFSMALIDFKQVLQVNTFNRAARSQIAVCQRKIREHHERDKKIYANMFQRFAEHDAKMGRLKRKKEESGISDQNKQGLKRPCLSQDGS, encoded by the exons ATGGTCAAACACATGAGAGGAACGAGCAACAAAAGGGAAATATT ggGAACACGGGTATGTATGAGTGGTGAGATGTCATCTTTAGAGGATATCTTTTCCACTAACCAGTGCCCAACTGATGTCTTTACCTCCCAAGGCACTGATGTTACTCCACACGGTGACCGTGGAGTATGTAAG ATTGTGAAACGGCATGGTGTGGAGGGAGAAAAGCCGATGATTGGGGACAGGGTTTATGTCCACTACACTGGCAGACTCCTAAATGGCAAGAAGTTTGACTCCAGTCTAGACCGCAAAGAGCCTTTTGTATTCAATGTGGGAAAAG GTCAGGTCATCAAGGCGTGGGACATTAGTGTGTGTTCCATGCAGAAAGGAGAGGTGTGCTTGATGCTCTGTAAGCCTGAATACGCGTACGGTTCAGCTGGCAGCCCCCCAAAGGTTCCTCCCAACGCCACACTTGTGTTCGAG ATTGAGCTGCTGAGCTTCAGAGGGGAGGAGCTTACAGAAGATGGTGGGATCGTGAGGAGAATAAAGGTCAAAGGCGAAGGCTATTACAATCCTAATGAAGGGGCCACAGTGCATG TACACTTGGAGGGGTCGTGTGGTGGTCATTCATTTGATTCTCGAGATGTCACCTTTGTAGTGGGTGAATCAGAGGACGTGGGCGTTCCTTTAGGAGTGGATAGGGCCATGGAGAAAATCCAAAAGGGGGAATGCTGTTTATTATACCTAAAACCCAA ATATGGTTATGGCAAAGAGGGTAAAAAAGAATATGACATTGGATCAAATGCAGAACTACTATATGAAGTAACACTGAAAGACTTTGAAAAG GCTGGACGGTACAACTATGCTGTAATTCAGTATCAGCGGATTATAAACTGGTTAGAGATGGAGTGCGGTGCAGGAAAAGAGCAACAAGAAGCCATCCAGGCCCTGCTATTAGTGGCACATCTTAATCTTGCCCTGTGCTTTCTGCGATTGCGCGAGTACTCTCAAACAGTGGAGAACTGCAACAAG GTAATGGAGCTGGACCCAGAAAATGAGAAAGCTTTATATCGGCGAGGCGAAGCACGTCTATTGCGCAACGAATTCAGCATGGCTCTAATAGACTTCAAGCAAGTTTTGCAAGTTAACACCTTCAACCGTGCTGCCCGCAGCCAGATAGCCGTCTGTCAGCGCAAGATTCGTGAGCACCACGAGCGCGACAAGAAGATCTATGCAAACATGTTCCAGAGGTTTGCTGAACACGATGCTAAG atGGGCcgattaaaaaggaaaaaagaagagagTGGAATTTCAGATCAGAATAAGCAGGGACTAAAGAGACCTTGTCTCAGTCAGGACGGCTCCTAA
- the fkbp5 gene encoding peptidyl-prolyl cis-trans isomerase FKBP5 isoform X1, whose amino-acid sequence MVKHMRGTSNKREILGTRVCMSGEMSSLEDIFSTNQCPTDVFTSQGTDVTPHGDRGVCKIVKRHGVEGEKPMIGDRVYVHYTGRLLNGKKFDSSLDRKEPFVFNVGKGQVIKAWDISVCSMQKGEVCLMLCKPEYAYGSAGSPPKVPPNATLVFEIELLSFRGEELTEDGGIVRRIKVKGEGYYNPNEGATVHVHLEGSCGGHSFDSRDVTFVVGESEDVGVPLGVDRAMEKIQKGECCLLYLKPKYGYGKEGKKEYDIGSNAELLYEVTLKDFEKAKESWEMDLKEKLQRAVLVKQKGTQYFKAGRYNYAVIQYQRIINWLEMECGAGKEQQEAIQALLLVAHLNLALCFLRLREYSQTVENCNKVMELDPENEKALYRRGEARLLRNEFSMALIDFKQVLQVNTFNRAARSQIAVCQRKIREHHERDKKIYANMFQRFAEHDAKMGRLKRKKEESGISDQNKQGLKRPCLSQDGS is encoded by the exons ATGGTCAAACACATGAGAGGAACGAGCAACAAAAGGGAAATATT ggGAACACGGGTATGTATGAGTGGTGAGATGTCATCTTTAGAGGATATCTTTTCCACTAACCAGTGCCCAACTGATGTCTTTACCTCCCAAGGCACTGATGTTACTCCACACGGTGACCGTGGAGTATGTAAG ATTGTGAAACGGCATGGTGTGGAGGGAGAAAAGCCGATGATTGGGGACAGGGTTTATGTCCACTACACTGGCAGACTCCTAAATGGCAAGAAGTTTGACTCCAGTCTAGACCGCAAAGAGCCTTTTGTATTCAATGTGGGAAAAG GTCAGGTCATCAAGGCGTGGGACATTAGTGTGTGTTCCATGCAGAAAGGAGAGGTGTGCTTGATGCTCTGTAAGCCTGAATACGCGTACGGTTCAGCTGGCAGCCCCCCAAAGGTTCCTCCCAACGCCACACTTGTGTTCGAG ATTGAGCTGCTGAGCTTCAGAGGGGAGGAGCTTACAGAAGATGGTGGGATCGTGAGGAGAATAAAGGTCAAAGGCGAAGGCTATTACAATCCTAATGAAGGGGCCACAGTGCATG TACACTTGGAGGGGTCGTGTGGTGGTCATTCATTTGATTCTCGAGATGTCACCTTTGTAGTGGGTGAATCAGAGGACGTGGGCGTTCCTTTAGGAGTGGATAGGGCCATGGAGAAAATCCAAAAGGGGGAATGCTGTTTATTATACCTAAAACCCAA ATATGGTTATGGCAAAGAGGGTAAAAAAGAATATGACATTGGATCAAATGCAGAACTACTATATGAAGTAACACTGAAAGACTTTGAAAAG GCCAAAGAATCCTGGGAAATGGACCTTAAAGAGAAACTGCAACGTGCTGTTTTAGTCAAACAAAAAGGGACACAGTATTTCAAG GCTGGACGGTACAACTATGCTGTAATTCAGTATCAGCGGATTATAAACTGGTTAGAGATGGAGTGCGGTGCAGGAAAAGAGCAACAAGAAGCCATCCAGGCCCTGCTATTAGTGGCACATCTTAATCTTGCCCTGTGCTTTCTGCGATTGCGCGAGTACTCTCAAACAGTGGAGAACTGCAACAAG GTAATGGAGCTGGACCCAGAAAATGAGAAAGCTTTATATCGGCGAGGCGAAGCACGTCTATTGCGCAACGAATTCAGCATGGCTCTAATAGACTTCAAGCAAGTTTTGCAAGTTAACACCTTCAACCGTGCTGCCCGCAGCCAGATAGCCGTCTGTCAGCGCAAGATTCGTGAGCACCACGAGCGCGACAAGAAGATCTATGCAAACATGTTCCAGAGGTTTGCTGAACACGATGCTAAG atGGGCcgattaaaaaggaaaaaagaagagagTGGAATTTCAGATCAGAATAAGCAGGGACTAAAGAGACCTTGTCTCAGTCAGGACGGCTCCTAA
- the srsf3a gene encoding serine/arginine-rich splicing factor 3a isoform X2, producing the protein MGDPSLSRDCPLDCKVYVGNLGNSGNKTELERAFGYYGPLRSVWVARNPPGFAFVEFEDPRDATDAVRELDGRTLCGCRVRVEMSSGEKRSRYRGPPPSWNRRPRDDYRRRSPPPRRRSPKRRSFSRSRSRSLSRERRRERSLSRDRNYKPSRSFSRSRSRSRSNGRK; encoded by the exons ATGGGAG ACCCTTCCCTAAGCCGGGACTGCCCGCTTGATTGTAAAGTCTATGTTGGCAATTTGGGCAACAGTGGTAATAAAACTGAGTTGGAGAGAGCATTTGGATATTATGGTCCCCTGAGGAGTGTATGGGTGGCAAGAAATCCTCCCGGCTTTGCTTTTGTGGAGTTTGAGGACCCCAGAGATGCAACTGATGCTGTTAGGGAACTTGATGGAAG aacACTGTGTGGTTGTCGAGTGCGAGTTGAAATGTCCAGCGGTGAAAAACGGTCAAGGTATCGAGGACCACCCCCTTCTTGGAATCGCCGCCCACGCGATGATTATAGACGCCGCAGCCCACCCCCTAGACGCCG GTCTCCTAAGAGGCGGAGCTTTAGTCGTAGTCGAAGCAG GTCCCTTtccagagagaggagaagagagaggtCTTTGTCCCGCGATAGAAACTATAAACCTTCAAGGTCCTTCTCAAGATCACGCAG TCGCTCACGTTCCAATGGTCGGAAGTGA
- the srsf3a gene encoding serine/arginine-rich splicing factor 3a isoform X1, whose amino-acid sequence MCQCLFSLECTDLLFGMGQSESFFFRCAAEFGIGEDMGDPSLSRDCPLDCKVYVGNLGNSGNKTELERAFGYYGPLRSVWVARNPPGFAFVEFEDPRDATDAVRELDGRTLCGCRVRVEMSSGEKRSRYRGPPPSWNRRPRDDYRRRSPPPRRRSPKRRSFSRSRSRSLSRERRRERSLSRDRNYKPSRSFSRSRSRSRSNGRK is encoded by the exons ATGTGTCAGTGTCTTTTTTCGCTCGAATGCACGGACCTGCTTTTTGGCATGGGACAAAGCGAGAG ctttttttttaggtgtGCAGCTGAGTTTGGGATTGGTGAAGATATGGGAG ACCCTTCCCTAAGCCGGGACTGCCCGCTTGATTGTAAAGTCTATGTTGGCAATTTGGGCAACAGTGGTAATAAAACTGAGTTGGAGAGAGCATTTGGATATTATGGTCCCCTGAGGAGTGTATGGGTGGCAAGAAATCCTCCCGGCTTTGCTTTTGTGGAGTTTGAGGACCCCAGAGATGCAACTGATGCTGTTAGGGAACTTGATGGAAG aacACTGTGTGGTTGTCGAGTGCGAGTTGAAATGTCCAGCGGTGAAAAACGGTCAAGGTATCGAGGACCACCCCCTTCTTGGAATCGCCGCCCACGCGATGATTATAGACGCCGCAGCCCACCCCCTAGACGCCG GTCTCCTAAGAGGCGGAGCTTTAGTCGTAGTCGAAGCAG GTCCCTTtccagagagaggagaagagagaggtCTTTGTCCCGCGATAGAAACTATAAACCTTCAAGGTCCTTCTCAAGATCACGCAG TCGCTCACGTTCCAATGGTCGGAAGTGA
- the fkbp5 gene encoding peptidyl-prolyl cis-trans isomerase FKBP5 isoform X3, with the protein MIGDRVYVHYTGRLLNGKKFDSSLDRKEPFVFNVGKGQVIKAWDISVCSMQKGEVCLMLCKPEYAYGSAGSPPKVPPNATLVFEIELLSFRGEELTEDGGIVRRIKVKGEGYYNPNEGATVHVHLEGSCGGHSFDSRDVTFVVGESEDVGVPLGVDRAMEKIQKGECCLLYLKPKYGYGKEGKKEYDIGSNAELLYEVTLKDFEKAKESWEMDLKEKLQRAVLVKQKGTQYFKAGRYNYAVIQYQRIINWLEMECGAGKEQQEAIQALLLVAHLNLALCFLRLREYSQTVENCNKVMELDPENEKALYRRGEARLLRNEFSMALIDFKQVLQVNTFNRAARSQIAVCQRKIREHHERDKKIYANMFQRFAEHDAKMGRLKRKKEESGISDQNKQGLKRPCLSQDGS; encoded by the exons ATGATTGGGGACAGGGTTTATGTCCACTACACTGGCAGACTCCTAAATGGCAAGAAGTTTGACTCCAGTCTAGACCGCAAAGAGCCTTTTGTATTCAATGTGGGAAAAG GTCAGGTCATCAAGGCGTGGGACATTAGTGTGTGTTCCATGCAGAAAGGAGAGGTGTGCTTGATGCTCTGTAAGCCTGAATACGCGTACGGTTCAGCTGGCAGCCCCCCAAAGGTTCCTCCCAACGCCACACTTGTGTTCGAG ATTGAGCTGCTGAGCTTCAGAGGGGAGGAGCTTACAGAAGATGGTGGGATCGTGAGGAGAATAAAGGTCAAAGGCGAAGGCTATTACAATCCTAATGAAGGGGCCACAGTGCATG TACACTTGGAGGGGTCGTGTGGTGGTCATTCATTTGATTCTCGAGATGTCACCTTTGTAGTGGGTGAATCAGAGGACGTGGGCGTTCCTTTAGGAGTGGATAGGGCCATGGAGAAAATCCAAAAGGGGGAATGCTGTTTATTATACCTAAAACCCAA ATATGGTTATGGCAAAGAGGGTAAAAAAGAATATGACATTGGATCAAATGCAGAACTACTATATGAAGTAACACTGAAAGACTTTGAAAAG GCCAAAGAATCCTGGGAAATGGACCTTAAAGAGAAACTGCAACGTGCTGTTTTAGTCAAACAAAAAGGGACACAGTATTTCAAG GCTGGACGGTACAACTATGCTGTAATTCAGTATCAGCGGATTATAAACTGGTTAGAGATGGAGTGCGGTGCAGGAAAAGAGCAACAAGAAGCCATCCAGGCCCTGCTATTAGTGGCACATCTTAATCTTGCCCTGTGCTTTCTGCGATTGCGCGAGTACTCTCAAACAGTGGAGAACTGCAACAAG GTAATGGAGCTGGACCCAGAAAATGAGAAAGCTTTATATCGGCGAGGCGAAGCACGTCTATTGCGCAACGAATTCAGCATGGCTCTAATAGACTTCAAGCAAGTTTTGCAAGTTAACACCTTCAACCGTGCTGCCCGCAGCCAGATAGCCGTCTGTCAGCGCAAGATTCGTGAGCACCACGAGCGCGACAAGAAGATCTATGCAAACATGTTCCAGAGGTTTGCTGAACACGATGCTAAG atGGGCcgattaaaaaggaaaaaagaagagagTGGAATTTCAGATCAGAATAAGCAGGGACTAAAGAGACCTTGTCTCAGTCAGGACGGCTCCTAA